ATAACCTGTACTTTAAGAGATTAGTTGTATTAAAAACTCACGAAATCAAAGACGGCAGTTGACGTATTTTTATCGAGCGGAATCTGAAAAATTAGCCATTATGGTCTTCCGGTACTTTGAATCCGGTAAAAACAGCGCACCTCAGAATAGTATATATATTGTTTATTAATTTCCTTCTATAAAAGGTGTAGGAATGGTTGATTTAACTCCTAACGAAAAAAAGGTTTACGATGCGATTAAGAAGCTCGGTGCGACTTCTGAGGACAAGCTGAAATCCGCAGACGATATCATGAAGGCATCAGGTCTTGGAAAAGCCATAGTCACAGCGGCACTGCAGACTCTTGCGAGCAAAGGATACGTTAAGAGAGTAGCAAGATCCAAAA
This is a stretch of genomic DNA from Thermoplasmatales archaeon. It encodes these proteins:
- a CDS encoding transcriptional regulator, coding for MVDLTPNEKKVYDAIKKLGATSEDKLKSADDIMKASGLGKAIVTAALQTLASKGYVKRVARSKSAGYFATK